A region from the Methylocella sp. genome encodes:
- the livM gene encoding high-affinity branched-chain amino acid ABC transporter permease LivM — protein sequence MSGSEQAPAHVDFPAALIGAAKAAALMFGLSVPILAFRAEQNFSNELVLQSRWFAVFIAVLAAFVVRFIALIAPRRPKTFRRRNAYPPRLIAAMTLAARFASSAGIAALIAFPLVMLAMLGPAAALKWIDNFGIQILLYVLLGWGLNIVVGLAGLLDLGYVAFYAVGAYSYALLSTTWGWSFWLCLPIAGLLAALWGVALGFPVLRLRGDYLAIVTLAFGEIIRIVLTNWTALTNGDAGISSIPRISFFGWPFVAGPNGFAALFGLKYAPIHRVIFLFYLVLAVALFVNFLSLRLRRLPIGRAFEALREDEIACRSLGIDTVATKLTAFALGAMIAGVAGALFAARQNFVSPTSFTFLESATILAIVVLGGRGSQLGVALAAVCIVGGSELLRELDSLKLLFGDSFDPTQYRMLIVGFAMVVMMNWKPRGLIAIRKPSIFLVKPKPVVGALAQEGHG from the coding sequence ATGTCAGGGTCAGAACAGGCGCCGGCGCACGTCGACTTCCCAGCCGCCTTGATCGGCGCGGCGAAGGCCGCCGCCCTGATGTTTGGCCTCAGCGTGCCGATCCTCGCCTTTCGCGCCGAGCAGAATTTTTCCAATGAGCTCGTCTTGCAGAGCCGCTGGTTCGCGGTGTTTATCGCCGTGCTGGCGGCTTTCGTCGTTCGCTTCATCGCTCTCATCGCGCCGCGTCGGCCCAAAACCTTTCGGCGGCGCAACGCCTATCCGCCGCGCCTCATCGCAGCTATGACCCTTGCCGCGCGTTTTGCCTCAAGCGCCGGCATCGCCGCGCTGATCGCGTTTCCCCTCGTCATGCTGGCTATGCTCGGGCCGGCGGCCGCGCTTAAATGGATCGACAATTTCGGCATTCAGATCCTGCTTTATGTATTGCTGGGATGGGGCCTCAATATTGTCGTCGGCCTCGCCGGCCTACTCGATCTCGGCTATGTTGCTTTTTACGCCGTCGGCGCCTATTCCTACGCCCTGCTTTCCACCACATGGGGCTGGTCGTTCTGGCTTTGCCTGCCGATTGCCGGCCTGCTCGCGGCGCTATGGGGCGTCGCGCTCGGCTTTCCCGTCTTGCGACTGCGCGGCGATTATCTCGCCATCGTCACTTTGGCCTTTGGCGAGATCATTCGCATCGTTCTCACCAATTGGACCGCGCTGACCAATGGCGACGCCGGCATAAGCTCCATTCCGCGCATAAGCTTCTTCGGCTGGCCCTTCGTCGCGGGGCCGAATGGCTTTGCGGCTTTGTTCGGCCTGAAATATGCGCCGATCCATCGCGTGATTTTTCTGTTCTATCTCGTGCTCGCCGTGGCGCTCTTCGTCAATTTCCTGAGCTTGCGGTTACGCCGCCTGCCCATCGGACGCGCTTTCGAGGCGTTGCGGGAAGACGAGATCGCCTGCCGCTCGCTCGGCATCGACACGGTGGCGACGAAGCTCACCGCTTTCGCCCTTGGCGCGATGATCGCCGGCGTCGCGGGGGCGCTCTTCGCCGCGCGGCAAAATTTCGTGTCGCCGACAAGCTTCACCTTCCTCGAATCCGCGACCATCCTCGCCATTGTCGTTCTCGGCGGCAGAGGCTCGCAATTGGGCGTCGCGCTCGCCGCCGTCTGCATAGTCGGCGGCTCCGAGCTGTTGCGCGAACTCGACAGTTTGAAGCTGCTGTTCGGCGACTCGTTCGATCCGACGCAATATCGAATGCTGATCGTCGGCTTCGCCATGGTCGTGATGATGAACTGGAAGCCGCGCGGCCTTATCGCCATTCGCAAACCGTCGATCTTTCTCGTCAAACCGAAGCCCGTGGTCGGCGCTCTGGCGCAAGAGGGTCATGGCTGA
- a CDS encoding 50S ribosomal protein L11 methyltransferase, whose amino-acid sequence MLEGLPPNNAAYVMRLSCDETTARAIADIIVETFDPADTAAAAFEEAPTTDDWKGGPWVVEVYFGAPPDEANVRALIAAVSGEEVAARASFGRVHERDWVASSLEGLQPVRAGRFIIHGSHSHDAVRENDIAIEIDAAMAFGTGHHGSTQGCLLMLDRIARRRRPRSILDIGTGSGVLAIAAAKLFKRPVHSGDIDPVSVAAASGNAKRNGAGAYVDTVQARGAAHNALRKGAPYDLVFANILARPLRDLAPHIARLTETGADIILSGLIARDVQGVLAAYQTQGIALVRRIDIDGWATLLMQRRGA is encoded by the coding sequence ATGCTTGAAGGTCTGCCGCCAAATAACGCCGCCTATGTCATGCGTCTTTCCTGCGACGAGACGACAGCGCGCGCCATCGCCGACATCATAGTCGAGACGTTCGATCCGGCCGACACCGCCGCCGCGGCCTTCGAGGAGGCGCCGACCACAGACGATTGGAAGGGTGGCCCCTGGGTGGTCGAGGTCTATTTCGGAGCCCCCCCGGATGAGGCCAATGTGCGCGCCCTCATCGCCGCCGTTTCGGGCGAAGAAGTGGCGGCTCGCGCAAGCTTCGGACGCGTCCATGAACGCGATTGGGTCGCCTCGTCGCTCGAAGGGCTGCAACCGGTGCGGGCAGGCCGCTTCATCATACATGGATCGCATAGCCACGACGCTGTGCGGGAAAACGACATCGCCATTGAGATCGACGCCGCGATGGCTTTCGGCACGGGGCATCATGGATCTACGCAAGGCTGCCTGCTGATGCTGGATCGCATCGCGCGACGCCGGCGGCCGCGCTCCATCCTCGATATCGGCACGGGATCGGGCGTCCTCGCCATCGCCGCAGCCAAATTGTTCAAGCGCCCCGTTCACTCCGGCGATATTGATCCGGTTTCAGTGGCGGCGGCTTCCGGCAACGCCAAGCGCAATGGCGCAGGGGCTTATGTCGATACGGTGCAAGCGCGCGGCGCCGCGCATAATGCGCTGCGCAAAGGCGCGCCTTATGATCTTGTCTTCGCCAATATTTTGGCGCGGCCGCTGCGCGATTTGGCCCCCCATATCGCGCGGCTGACGGAGACGGGGGCCGATATTATTCTGTCCGGCCTCATCGCCCGCGATGTCCAGGGCGTCCTCGCCGCCTATCAGACGCAAGGCATCGCGCTTGTGCGGCGGATCGATATTGATGGCTGGGCGACTTTGCTCATGCAACGGCGCGGGGCTTAG
- a CDS encoding ABC transporter ATP-binding protein has translation MRRTAAPLLAVEHLTMRFGGLTAVDALDFTVGRGDITALIGPNGAGKTTVFNCITGFYKPSAGRMAFARSGCAAASDVRALTETGKRSAKMASGEIFLLERMADFEVAKRAGVARTFQNIRLFAGMTLIENLIVAQHNGLAGRCLGLASVAGLGGYRSREKGAIETARYWLHRIGLIDRADDPAGELPYGAQRRLEIARAMCASPVLLCLDEPAAGLNPRESAELNALLRGLRDEHATSILLIEHDMSVVMGISDHVVVLDYGVKIADGSPGEIREDPNVIKAYLGVDDEAEVAALGA, from the coding sequence ATGCGCAGGACAGCGGCGCCTCTGCTCGCCGTCGAACATCTGACGATGCGTTTTGGCGGCCTCACCGCCGTCGACGCGCTCGATTTCACCGTCGGACGCGGCGACATTACGGCGCTGATCGGGCCAAATGGCGCGGGGAAGACCACCGTCTTCAATTGCATCACGGGCTTCTATAAGCCGAGCGCCGGGCGCATGGCCTTCGCTCGCAGCGGCTGCGCAGCCGCAAGCGATGTGCGCGCCCTGACGGAGACGGGAAAGCGCAGCGCGAAAATGGCCTCAGGCGAGATTTTCCTGTTGGAGCGCATGGCTGATTTTGAGGTCGCCAAGCGCGCCGGCGTCGCCCGCACATTCCAGAATATCCGGCTCTTTGCGGGCATGACCCTCATCGAAAATCTCATCGTCGCGCAGCATAATGGGCTAGCTGGAAGATGCCTTGGCCTCGCCAGCGTGGCTGGCTTAGGCGGTTATCGCTCCCGCGAAAAAGGAGCGATCGAGACCGCGCGCTATTGGCTCCATCGCATCGGCCTCATCGATCGCGCTGACGATCCCGCCGGCGAACTGCCCTACGGCGCGCAGCGGCGGCTCGAGATCGCGCGCGCGATGTGCGCTTCTCCCGTGCTGCTCTGCCTCGATGAGCCTGCGGCCGGATTGAACCCGCGTGAATCCGCCGAGCTCAACGCTCTTTTGCGGGGTCTGCGCGATGAACACGCAACGTCCATTCTCCTCATCGAACATGACATGTCGGTCGTCATGGGGATCTCGGACCACGTTGTCGTTCTCGATTACGGCGTGAAAATCGCCGATGGCTCTCCGGGCGAAATTCGGGAAGATCCAAATGTCATCAAAGCCTATCTCGGAGTTGACGACGAAGCCGAAGTTGCGGCGCTCGGAGCATGA
- a CDS encoding MFS transporter, which produces MDSKLAPTRRPLTRSEVRTLSLASLGGALEFYDFVIFVFFTGVIGKLFFPDDLPNWLRQLQTFGIFAVGYFARPLGGIVMAHFGDRYGRKRVFTLSVLLMAIPTLLIGVLPTYHSIGVAAPLLLIVMRVMQGAAIGGEAPGGWVFVAEHAPPGRTGLAIGLLTGGLTGGLLLGSLTATSINLLLTPSQIADGFWRAPFLLGGVFGFIAMLLRQWLSETPVFEEMRKRAAISRELPLRAVLRAYRAAVVASMASTWMLTAAIVVVILMTPSLLQQSFGLAPGDTLLANLAGTAALCLSTVVVGILTDRFGVRRVLAPMAVLLVAGAYALYIGAAQMPHALLPLYVLAGAGTGIVSLTPLVMVRAFPAAVRFSGLSFSYNVAYAIFGGVTPLFISWLSHLDRFAPAHYIAGVTLVGVAATLLAPIARSPEAS; this is translated from the coding sequence ATGGATTCGAAGCTTGCCCCGACGCGCCGCCCTTTAACCAGAAGCGAGGTGCGCACTCTCTCGCTTGCCTCTCTGGGCGGCGCGCTCGAGTTCTATGATTTCGTCATCTTCGTTTTTTTTACGGGCGTGATCGGCAAGCTTTTCTTTCCCGACGATCTCCCCAACTGGCTGCGTCAACTGCAGACGTTCGGCATCTTTGCGGTGGGCTATTTCGCCCGTCCGCTCGGAGGGATCGTCATGGCGCATTTCGGCGATCGTTATGGACGCAAGCGCGTGTTTACGCTGAGCGTTCTTCTGATGGCGATCCCGACTTTACTGATCGGAGTGCTGCCGACCTACCACTCGATCGGGGTTGCGGCGCCATTGCTGCTGATCGTGATGCGGGTGATGCAAGGCGCCGCAATTGGAGGCGAGGCGCCGGGGGGATGGGTATTCGTCGCCGAACATGCCCCGCCTGGGCGGACCGGCCTTGCGATCGGCCTCCTCACGGGCGGACTAACGGGCGGCCTCCTGCTCGGTTCATTGACGGCGACCAGCATCAACCTCCTGCTGACGCCCAGCCAGATCGCCGATGGCTTTTGGCGAGCGCCTTTCCTGCTCGGCGGCGTGTTCGGGTTTATCGCTATGCTGTTGCGGCAATGGCTCAGCGAGACGCCGGTTTTTGAGGAAATGCGCAAACGTGCGGCGATATCGCGGGAGTTGCCGCTGCGAGCGGTTCTGCGCGCATATCGCGCCGCTGTGGTGGCTTCGATGGCCAGCACCTGGATGCTTACGGCCGCAATCGTGGTGGTGATTCTGATGACGCCATCGCTGCTGCAACAATCATTTGGTCTAGCGCCGGGAGATACTCTCCTCGCCAACTTGGCGGGGACGGCGGCGCTGTGTCTTTCCACCGTAGTCGTCGGCATATTGACGGACCGATTTGGCGTCCGCCGCGTCCTCGCGCCAATGGCGGTTCTGCTGGTTGCCGGCGCCTACGCTCTTTACATCGGCGCGGCGCAGATGCCGCATGCCTTGCTGCCGCTTTATGTGCTGGCGGGCGCGGGAACCGGCATTGTGAGCCTGACGCCGCTTGTAATGGTCCGCGCGTTCCCCGCCGCAGTGCGTTTCAGCGGTCTCTCATTCTCCTATAACGTTGCCTATGCCATCTTTGGCGGAGTGACTCCGTTATTTATCTCGTGGCTTAGCCATCTCGACCGGTTTGCTCCGGCCCACTACATAGCCGGCGTGACGCTTGTCGGAGTCGCGGCCACCCTGCTGGCGCCGATCGCGCGCTCCCCGGAAGCAAGTTGA
- a CDS encoding catalase family peroxidase — protein sequence MFAGSVPISADDADVATQIVDVMNKLFGVHPGFRANHAKGLVVEGSFTAAPAAAELSKAILFNGSKIPVTVRFSDATGVPTIPDGSPQANPHGISIKYHLPDGSDTDMVTNSLKFFPVATGEDFRDLLTAISQSPKDAPKPTKVEQFLAAHPRTPLALATVSTPASFADEEYFGIDAFIFVNKAGAKQAVRYQITPEKVVHLNPADAAKKSPDFLIDELPTRIAKGPVTFHIKAQLAQPGDQTKDATLPWPDDRKVVDLGVLTIDKTVPDTLTAQKALLFLPGSLTDGIEQSDDPLVDVRDGAYAVSFSRRNP from the coding sequence ATGTTTGCAGGTTCGGTCCCCATAAGTGCCGATGATGCAGACGTCGCGACGCAAATTGTCGACGTTATGAATAAATTGTTCGGCGTCCACCCCGGATTTCGCGCTAATCACGCCAAAGGCTTGGTGGTGGAGGGAAGCTTCACGGCTGCGCCCGCAGCCGCCGAACTGAGCAAGGCAATCCTGTTCAATGGCTCCAAGATCCCCGTGACGGTGCGGTTTTCGGATGCGACTGGCGTTCCGACGATCCCTGACGGATCGCCTCAGGCCAACCCGCACGGAATATCGATCAAATATCATCTGCCGGACGGCAGCGACACCGACATGGTGACCAACTCGCTCAAATTCTTCCCCGTCGCAACGGGCGAAGATTTCCGCGACTTGCTGACCGCCATCTCGCAGAGCCCGAAGGACGCTCCGAAGCCGACGAAAGTCGAACAGTTTTTGGCCGCTCATCCAAGAACGCCGCTCGCCCTGGCGACGGTCTCGACGCCAGCGAGCTTCGCCGATGAGGAATATTTCGGCATCGATGCATTCATCTTCGTCAACAAAGCCGGCGCGAAGCAGGCGGTGCGCTATCAGATCACGCCCGAAAAAGTCGTGCATCTCAACCCCGCCGACGCGGCCAAGAAATCACCCGATTTCCTGATCGACGAGTTGCCGACCCGCATCGCGAAAGGTCCCGTGACCTTCCACATTAAAGCGCAGTTGGCTCAGCCCGGAGATCAAACGAAGGACGCAACGCTGCCCTGGCCGGACGACCGCAAAGTCGTCGATCTTGGCGTGCTGACCATCGACAAGACCGTTCCCGACACCTTGACGGCGCAAAAGGCGCTGCTGTTCCTTCCTGGTTCTCTCACCGATGGAATCGAACAGTCCGACGATCCGCTGGTCGACGTGCGCGACGGCGCCTATGCGGTGTCTTTCTCGCGTCGCAACCCTTAA
- a CDS encoding cytochrome c biogenesis protein CcdA produces MTHDVTLPAAALAGLLSFLSPCVLPLVPPYLTFIAGTTIEEVATRKESRARRDILIAALLFICGFSTVFVGLGATASVFGQVLREHLKLLSLLAGGAIIVMGLHFLGVFRFALLYREARVEVQKPVGSWGAYVMGLAFAFGWTPCIGPILAAILAVAASQETVGKGATLLAAYSLGLGLPFFLAALAIEPFIRGIKRFKRHFGALERVVGVLLVLTGVAFLTGSIQDVSFWLLQTFPGLANIG; encoded by the coding sequence ATGACTCACGATGTCACGCTTCCAGCCGCCGCGCTCGCCGGGCTACTTTCATTCCTTAGTCCTTGCGTGCTGCCCTTGGTGCCGCCTTACCTAACCTTTATCGCCGGAACAACGATCGAGGAGGTTGCGACCCGAAAAGAGAGCCGGGCGCGGCGTGACATCCTCATCGCCGCTTTGCTGTTCATTTGCGGTTTTTCGACCGTTTTTGTCGGTCTTGGCGCCACGGCTTCGGTTTTCGGTCAGGTTCTGCGCGAACACCTCAAGCTGCTGTCCCTGCTCGCGGGGGGCGCCATCATCGTCATGGGGCTTCATTTCCTGGGCGTTTTCCGCTTCGCTCTGCTTTATCGCGAGGCGCGCGTCGAGGTGCAGAAGCCGGTTGGGAGCTGGGGCGCCTATGTCATGGGTCTGGCCTTTGCATTCGGCTGGACGCCCTGCATCGGACCTATTCTCGCCGCCATTCTCGCCGTCGCCGCGTCGCAGGAGACGGTCGGCAAGGGAGCGACCCTGCTCGCCGCCTATTCCCTCGGGCTCGGCCTGCCGTTTTTTCTGGCGGCCCTGGCGATTGAGCCGTTTATTCGCGGGATCAAGCGGTTCAAGCGCCATTTCGGCGCGCTGGAGCGGGTGGTCGGCGTTCTTCTCGTGCTGACCGGCGTCGCCTTCCTGACCGGGTCTATTCAGGATGTGTCGTTCTGGTTGCTGCAGACCTTTCCCGGCCTCGCCAATATCGGGTGA
- a CDS encoding lipopolysaccharide biosynthesis protein, producing the protein MTVFFAFFCNILFNFAVGLLVAKFLGPEEYGRFALAHATAIAVQTAFFDWIRLGATRFYSERIRRDEPALRATLDFGFAIIAVGLTVATSLLLLSGVTFTLSNGLILLAIGVAIANGLFDYYTALVRARFHDRLFARLVLVKNILSFSLMGGGAFWFGSAKMTLIGGIVSLSGSVITARAALRDPSSEARLARLPVAEALMRYSLPIVAANLLYLSIPLANRSIVAVLYGFSETGQFSLAYDFGTKAIQAIGSALDIALFQIAVATHELQGPKQARRQIGRNMTIVFAMVLPACTGIWLVLPSIEQLIVPEQFRGPFGELLPLMMTGLFCMAIIQYAINPIFQIQKKTMPLIAAALVACVVDPLLIIVLPRDADASSLAIAQAGALLAALLTLIGFASAARPKWPRARDVGVIILANAAMSAALLPMRDGQPGLTTLAVQIAVGVAIYALIVMSADVAGLRTITMSRLRLSAARTTPL; encoded by the coding sequence ATGACGGTTTTCTTCGCCTTTTTCTGCAATATTTTGTTCAATTTTGCGGTCGGGCTGCTTGTCGCCAAGTTTTTGGGGCCTGAAGAATATGGCCGTTTCGCTCTCGCGCATGCGACTGCGATCGCGGTGCAAACCGCCTTTTTCGATTGGATCAGGCTCGGCGCGACGCGGTTCTATTCGGAGCGGATCAGGCGCGATGAACCGGCCTTGCGCGCGACGCTCGATTTCGGCTTCGCCATCATCGCGGTCGGGCTGACCGTCGCCACCTCGCTTCTGCTGTTGTCCGGCGTCACATTTACTCTGTCGAATGGCCTGATCCTCCTCGCCATCGGCGTCGCCATCGCCAACGGCCTGTTCGACTATTACACGGCCTTGGTTCGCGCGCGCTTCCACGATCGGCTCTTCGCGCGGCTGGTGCTGGTCAAGAATATTTTGTCTTTCAGCCTCATGGGCGGCGGCGCCTTCTGGTTCGGCTCGGCTAAGATGACCCTGATCGGCGGCATAGTGAGCCTCAGCGGCTCCGTCATCACAGCGCGCGCCGCGCTGCGCGATCCAAGTTCAGAGGCCCGTCTCGCCCGGCTTCCGGTCGCCGAGGCGTTGATGCGCTACAGCCTGCCCATCGTCGCCGCCAATCTGCTTTATCTCTCGATTCCTCTCGCTAACCGCTCGATCGTCGCCGTGCTCTACGGGTTTTCCGAGACCGGACAGTTTTCGCTGGCCTATGATTTCGGAACCAAAGCAATTCAGGCGATCGGCTCGGCCTTGGACATTGCTTTGTTCCAGATCGCCGTCGCGACGCATGAATTGCAGGGGCCAAAGCAGGCGCGGCGCCAGATCGGCCGCAACATGACGATCGTCTTCGCCATGGTCCTGCCGGCCTGCACCGGAATCTGGCTGGTGCTGCCTTCGATCGAACAATTAATTGTGCCGGAGCAGTTTCGCGGCCCCTTCGGCGAACTCCTGCCGTTGATGATGACCGGCCTATTTTGTATGGCCATCATCCAATATGCGATCAATCCAATTTTCCAGATTCAGAAGAAAACGATGCCCCTAATCGCGGCGGCTCTGGTCGCTTGCGTCGTTGATCCGTTGCTCATCATCGTTTTGCCGCGCGACGCCGACGCCTCAAGCCTTGCTATCGCCCAAGCTGGAGCTTTGCTGGCGGCGCTCCTGACGCTAATTGGCTTTGCAAGCGCGGCGAGGCCGAAATGGCCCCGTGCGCGGGACGTCGGCGTGATCATCCTCGCCAACGCCGCAATGTCCGCGGCGTTGCTGCCCATGCGCGACGGACAGCCGGGACTTACGACGCTCGCCGTCCAGATCGCCGTCGGCGTCGCCATATACGCTTTGATCGTGATGAGCGCCGATGTCGCCGGACTGCGCACGATCACCATGTCGCGCCTGCGACTCTCGGCAGCGCGGACAACGCCGCTGTAG
- a CDS encoding branched-chain amino acid ABC transporter substrate-binding protein: MVRRIIALAFAAVCFVGVAHAQIKIGVGAPITGSDASFGAQLKMGVEQAVEDINAAGGVLGQKLILSTGDDGADPKQGVSVANKFVGDQVNWVVGHFNSGVTMPASEIYVENNILDITPGSTNPKITERGLDTVFRTCGRDDQQGAVAAKFLSSQTGKKIAIIHDKTTYGKGLADETRKNLAALGVTEVLYEGINKGEKDYSAIVSKIKASGADIVYWGGIHTEAGLLVRQMRDQGIGAALMGGDGIASDEFAAIGGPGVEGAFMTFPPDPRNRPEAAKVVQEFKAKNFNPETYTLYSYAAVQIMKQAAEAAKSTDPTEMAKVMHSGMVFKTVIGDLSFDKKGDATRADYVVFVWKKGPDGRISYYEMDK, from the coding sequence ATGGTACGTCGCATTATAGCCCTCGCCTTCGCTGCGGTCTGCTTCGTCGGCGTAGCGCATGCGCAGATCAAGATCGGCGTCGGCGCCCCAATCACCGGCTCCGACGCATCTTTTGGCGCGCAGCTGAAGATGGGCGTCGAGCAGGCCGTGGAGGACATCAACGCGGCGGGCGGCGTTTTAGGCCAGAAGCTGATCCTCTCCACCGGCGATGACGGCGCCGATCCCAAACAGGGCGTCTCCGTCGCCAATAAGTTCGTTGGCGATCAGGTGAACTGGGTCGTCGGCCATTTCAATTCGGGCGTCACCATGCCGGCTTCCGAAATTTACGTCGAGAACAATATTCTCGACATCACGCCGGGCTCGACCAATCCAAAGATCACGGAACGCGGCCTGGACACGGTTTTCCGGACCTGCGGCCGCGACGATCAGCAAGGCGCCGTCGCCGCGAAATTTTTAAGCAGCCAAACGGGCAAGAAGATCGCCATCATCCACGACAAGACGACCTATGGCAAAGGCCTTGCCGATGAGACGCGCAAGAATCTCGCGGCGCTCGGGGTAACCGAGGTTCTTTACGAGGGCATCAACAAGGGCGAGAAGGATTATTCGGCGATCGTCTCGAAGATCAAGGCGTCCGGCGCCGACATCGTCTATTGGGGCGGCATCCATACCGAGGCCGGATTGCTGGTGCGTCAGATGCGCGACCAGGGCATTGGAGCCGCGCTCATGGGCGGCGATGGCATAGCCTCGGACGAATTCGCCGCCATCGGCGGCCCTGGCGTCGAAGGCGCGTTCATGACCTTTCCGCCCGATCCCCGCAACCGGCCGGAAGCGGCGAAAGTCGTGCAGGAATTCAAGGCGAAGAATTTCAACCCCGAAACCTATACGCTCTATTCCTATGCCGCCGTCCAGATCATGAAACAGGCGGCCGAGGCGGCAAAATCGACCGACCCGACGGAAATGGCGAAGGTCATGCATTCGGGCATGGTCTTCAAGACCGTGATCGGCGATCTCAGCTTCGACAAAAAGGGCGACGCGACGCGCGCCGATTATGTCGTCTTCGTCTGGAAGAAAGGCCCCGACGGCCGCATCAGCTACTATGAGATGGATAAGTAA
- a CDS encoding DUF6867 family protein → MAGISFDGDGRALLIFLGLSVILCGAASFSAGRALAKSWRPLWQAPIYAALLAAAIRFLHYALFAEPLISCWRYGLDFAVALGFALVGFKLTRRRQMKRQYGWIVSRQD, encoded by the coding sequence ATGGCGGGGATTTCCTTTGACGGCGACGGCCGGGCTCTGCTGATATTCCTTGGGTTAAGCGTCATTCTTTGCGGCGCGGCTTCGTTCAGCGCCGGCCGGGCGCTCGCCAAAAGCTGGCGTCCTCTGTGGCAGGCCCCCATCTACGCGGCGCTCCTCGCCGCAGCGATACGTTTCTTGCATTATGCGTTGTTCGCCGAGCCGCTTATCTCCTGTTGGCGCTACGGACTGGATTTCGCGGTAGCTTTGGGTTTCGCCTTGGTTGGATTCAAATTGACGCGACGGCGGCAAATGAAACGGCAGTATGGTTGGATTGTTTCGCGGCAAGATTGA
- a CDS encoding ABC transporter ATP-binding protein codes for MNAAASKVLLSMRGVTAYYGNIIALKGVDLDIREGEIVTLIGANGAGKTTLMMTIFGNPRAREGAIHFDGRDITQMKTHDIARLGLAQSPEGRRIFPRMSVYENLQIGAGIDRYAHFAQDLERVFAIFPRLKERADQRGGTLSGGEQQMLAIGRALMSRPRLLLLDEPSLGLAPLIVKQIFEVIADLNKQEGLTVFLVEQNAYHALKLADRGHVMVNGKITLSGAGRDLLARPEIRAAYLEGGH; via the coding sequence ATGAACGCAGCGGCCTCCAAGGTTTTGTTGTCGATGCGCGGCGTTACGGCCTATTACGGCAATATCATCGCCTTGAAAGGGGTTGATCTCGATATTCGCGAAGGCGAAATCGTGACTTTGATCGGCGCCAATGGGGCCGGCAAGACGACGCTGATGATGACGATCTTCGGCAATCCCCGCGCGCGGGAGGGAGCGATCCATTTTGACGGGCGCGACATCACCCAAATGAAAACCCATGATATCGCGCGGCTCGGGCTCGCCCAATCCCCGGAGGGACGGCGGATCTTTCCGCGCATGAGCGTCTATGAGAATCTGCAGATCGGCGCCGGAATCGACCGCTACGCGCATTTTGCGCAGGATCTCGAACGCGTCTTTGCCATCTTCCCGCGCCTGAAGGAACGGGCCGACCAACGCGGCGGCACTCTCTCCGGCGGCGAGCAGCAAATGCTGGCGATCGGCCGCGCCCTGATGAGCCGGCCGCGCCTTTTGCTATTGGATGAACCCTCGCTCGGGCTCGCGCCGCTCATCGTGAAGCAGATTTTCGAAGTGATCGCCGATCTGAATAAACAAGAAGGCCTCACCGTTTTTCTCGTCGAGCAGAACGCCTATCACGCCCTAAAACTCGCCGACCGCGGCCATGTGATGGTCAACGGCAAGATCACGCTGTCGGGGGCCGGCCGCGATCTGCTGGCGCGGCCGGAAATTCGCGCCGCCTATCTCGAAGGCGGCCACTGA